The genomic window GGCGCGCGAATCGAGCCTTGCCCGAGTGCACGGCTTCGCCAACCCCGTCCGGCTCGTGGCGGCGTCGACCGGCGCCTCGCGAAGCGACGCCGCGAGGCTGATCGCCGTCGGAACCGCGACCGCGGAGCGGCAGTCGTTCGGCGGCGAGCGGCTGCCGTCGAGGCATCCGCACGTCGCCGCGGCGCTCGACGAGGGGCGAGTCGGCGTCGATGCGGCATCCGCGATCACCTCGATGCTCGACCGGGTGCGACGTCGCGCCGATCCGGCGCTGGCCGAGGCGACCGAGGCGGCGCTCGTCGATCTCGCCGCGAGGGTGCCGCTCGAGCTGCTCATGCGCGGCATCCGCGAAGCCGAGGCACGGCTCGACCGCGATGGAGTCGAGCCGCGCGAAGAGGAACTGCGGATGGGTCGGTCGCTCACGATGCGCGAAGACGCCGCGGGCATGCTGCACGTCCACGCGCGGCTCGATCCCGAGAGCGCCGCGCCGGTCAAGGCCGCGATCGAGGCGCTGGTGACCGATGTGCTTCGTCGCCGCGCACCGGGCGAGGTCGATGTGGCCGGTCCGGTCGTCGAGGATGACCGCTCGATCCCGCAGATCCAGGCCGACTCGCTCGCTGCGATCGCGCGGCACGCACTGGGCTGCGCCGAGACGCTCGCGCCACTCGCGAAGGCGACGGTCGTCGTGCGCGTGGAGTACGAGACCCTCGTTGAAGGACTGGGTCACGCCCGCATCGACGGCATCGCCCAGCCGATCTCGGCGGCAACTGCGCGGCGCATGTCCGCTGAGGCGCAGATCATCCCCGCGGTGCTCGGCGGCGAAAGCGTGCCGCTCGACCTCGGGCGATCGGCTCGCCTCTTCAGCAGGTCGCAACGACTCGCGCTCGCCGAGCGCGACGGCGGCTGCGCATCATGCGGCCAAGACATCGCCTACGTCGACGCCCACCACATCAGTTGGTGGGAACGCGACGCGGGCCCGACCGACCTGAGCAACGGCGTCATGCTGTGCACCTTCTGCCACCATCGCATCCATCGTGAAGGATGGGGCATCCGAGCGAGCCGAACCGAGGTGTGGTTCATCCCACCGCCCCACGTGGATGTCGCGCAGACCCCGCGTCTCGGCGGTCGAGCGCGCTTCACACCACCACCGATCGCGGCGGCCGCGTGAGCACGCCCGCGCCGCCGCGCATCCGCCCTACGCTGGCGGCATGACCGAGACGACTGCAGCGACGCGCGCCCGCATCCGGTGGGGCTGGTTCATCGGATGCATCGTGCTCGGCCTCGCGAGCATCCTGGTCGGGCTGCTCGTGGCGCCGGCGGCCGACCAGGCGGCCTATCTCGCCGGCGTCCTCGGCGCGGTCGGCACCACGCTGCTGCTCGTCGGCGTCGTCGTGCTGCTCGAGCGACGGATCGTCGACACCGCCGTGCGCGCGGTGCGCGACGCCGCCGAGGAGGCACGGGTGCGGGCCGACGAATCGGTGCGCCGGCAGGTCCGCGACCTCGAGGACCGGTTGGCCGACCTCTGGGCCGGAACGGCGACGCCCGACGATGTGAGGCGCAACGAGGAGCAGACGCGTCGCATGACCGACGAGTTCACCAAGCGGGTCGCCGACGAGTACGGCGCCGAGGATGCGGCGCCATAGGCGGCCAGGCGGTCAGGCAGCTCGCACGGCTCAGACGGCTCGAACGACTCGAACAGCTCAGGCGGATCAGACCGTCCCGGCCGGCGGCCACACCCCGATGATGATGCCCATCACGACGAACGTGACGAGCTCGTGCGCGATGTTGATGATCGTCAGCGTCGACGGCCGGCCCTCGAAGGCGTCGTGCGTGATGAAACGCGCGGCGGTGAAGCCGGCCCACAGGATCAGCGCCGTGAACAGCGCCGACA from Agromyces aurantiacus includes these protein-coding regions:
- a CDS encoding HNH endonuclease signature motif containing protein, producing MEEPLHPLERDLEVLRAAWAEAMPAFGAISGAAQFEVEQMSDAGLVQVIDAIAAVRRDAEVLLARIAAEVSKRSNRAARESSLARVHGFANPVRLVAASTGASRSDAARLIAVGTATAERQSFGGERLPSRHPHVAAALDEGRVGVDAASAITSMLDRVRRRADPALAEATEAALVDLAARVPLELLMRGIREAEARLDRDGVEPREEELRMGRSLTMREDAAGMLHVHARLDPESAAPVKAAIEALVTDVLRRRAPGEVDVAGPVVEDDRSIPQIQADSLAAIARHALGCAETLAPLAKATVVVRVEYETLVEGLGHARIDGIAQPISAATARRMSAEAQIIPAVLGGESVPLDLGRSARLFSRSQRLALAERDGGCASCGQDIAYVDAHHISWWERDAGPTDLSNGVMLCTFCHHRIHREGWGIRASRTEVWFIPPPHVDVAQTPRLGGRARFTPPPIAAAA